In a single window of the Gossypium hirsutum isolate 1008001.06 chromosome D02, Gossypium_hirsutum_v2.1, whole genome shotgun sequence genome:
- the LOC107910190 gene encoding 3-ketoacyl-CoA synthase 4 codes for MNQGGVATTNGGSGSGSVGVRIQQSRSLPDFLQSVNLKYVKLGYHYLISNLLTLCFIPAIAALSIQVSQMNLDDLRQLWLHLQYNLVSIIICSAILVFGLTVYIMTRPRPVYLVDYSCYRPPDHLKAPYGRFLEHSRLTGDFDESSLEFQRKILERSGLGEETYVPKAMHSIPPTPSMAAAREEAEEVMFGALDTLFRNTNVSPKDIGILVVNCSLFNPTPSLSAMIVNKYKLRGNIRSFNLGGMGCSAGVIAVDLAKDLLQVHRNTYAVVVSTENITQNWYFGNNKSMLIPNCLFRVGGSAVLLSNKSNDRRRAKYKLIHVVRTHRGADDKAFRCVYQEQDDAGKTGVSLSKDLMAIAGGALKTNITTLGPLVLPISEQLLFFTTLVVKKLFNASVKPYIPDFKLAFDHFCIHAGGRAVIDELEKNLQLLPIHVEASRMTLHRFGNTSSSSIWYELAYIEAKGRIRNRNRIWQIAFGSGFKCNSAVWQALRNVKPSSNGPWEDCIDKYPVKISS; via the coding sequence ATGAACCAAGGGGGTGTAGCCACCACAAATGGTGGCTCCGGAAGCGGCTCAGTCGGTGTTCGGATCCAACAATCCCGAAGTCTACCGGATTTCCTCCAAAGCGTTAATCTCAAGTACGTCAAATTGGGTTACCACTATCTAATTTCCAATCTTTTAACCCTCTGTTTTATCCCTGCCATCGCCGCACTATCGATCCAAGTTTCTCAAATGAATCTTGATGATTTACGCCAATTGTGGCTTCACCTTCAATACAATCTAGTCAGCATCATCATTTGCTCTGCTATTCTAGTCTTCGGGTTAACAGTCTATATCATGACCCGACCCCGACCGGTTTACCTTGTCGATTATTCTTGTTACCGTCCTCCCGACCATCTTAAAGCCCCGTACGGTCGTTTCTTGGAGCACTCTAGGTTGACCGGGGATTTTGATGAGTCGTCACTCGAGTTCCAGCGCAAGATTTTGGAGCGCTCGGGGCTGGGAGAAGAGACTTATGTGCCTAAAGCAATGCATAGTATTCCTCCGACGCCGTCTATGGCGGCGGCAAGGGAAGAAGCTGAGGAGGTTATGTTTGGGGCATTGGATACTCTTTTTCGAAACACGAATGTTAGTCCCAAGGATATTGGTATTCTTGTTGTGAATTGTAGCTTGTTTAACCCAACCCCTTCATTGTCTGCTATGATTGTGAACAAGTACaagctaaggggaaatattaggaGTTTTAATCTGGGTGGAATGGGGTGTAGTGCTGGGGTGATCGCTGTTGATCTGGCTAAGGACTTGTTGCAGGTTCATAGGAATACGTATGCTGTTGTTGTGAGTACTGAGAATATTACTCAgaattggtattttgggaatAACAAGTCTATGTTGATACCTAATTGTTTGTTTCGAGTTGGGGGTTCCGCGGTTTTGCTTTCGAACAAGTCCAACGATAGGAGGCGAGCTAAGTATAAGCTTATTCATGTGGTGAGGACTCATCGCGGAGCAGATGATAAGGCATTTAGGTGTGTGTATCAAGAACAGGATGATGCAGGGAAGACAGGCGTATCGCTGTCCAAAGATTTGATGGCAATTGCTGGTGGTGCGCTAAAGACGAATATCACAACCTTGGGTCCTCTTGTTTTACCTATCAGTGAGCAGCTTTTGTTCTTCACAACTTTGGTAGTGAAGAAATTGTTCAATGCAAGTGTCAAGCCTTATATTCCGGATTTCAAGTTGGCATTTGATCATTTCTGCATACATGCTGGTGGGAGGGCTGTGATTGATGAACTGGAGAAGAATCTGCAGCTGCTACCGATACATGTTGAGGCTTCTAGAATGACTCTCCATCGCTTCGGAAACACCTCTTCAAGCTCCATTTGGTATGAATTGGCATACATTGAGGCTAAGGGGAGGATTCGGAATCGCAACCGTATATGGCAAATTGCATTTGGAAGTGGTTTCAAATGTAACAGTGCAGTCTGGCAAGCTCTCCGGAATGTAAAGCCGTCTAGTAATGGTCCCTGGGAAGATTGCATTGATAAGTATCCTGTGAAAATAAGCTCCTAG
- the LOC107910191 gene encoding sugar transporter ERD6-like 6 isoform X1, with amino-acid sequence MSFRDDSEDGRDVRKPFLHTGSWYRMGSRTGSSMLGSSQVIRDSSISVVACVLIVALGPIQFGFTNGYSSPTQSAIIKELGLTVSEYSVFGSLSNVGAMIGAVVSGQMAEYIGRKGSLMIAAIPNIIGWLAISFANDVSFLYMGRLLEGFGVGIISYTVPVYIAEIAPENLRGSLGSVNQLSVTIGTMVAYLLGLFVGWRILAILGILPCTILIPGLFFIPESPRWLAKMGMTEDFEASLQVLRGFDTDISIEVNEIKRSVASTTRRTTIRFAELKKRRYWFPLMVGIGLLMLQQLGGINGVIFYSATIFETAGIKSGNIATFGVGFIQVIATALTTWLVDKTGRRLLLIVSTSGITLSLLLVALSFFLKDVVSTESSLYSIMGILSVVGVVTLVITFSLGMGPIPWIIMSEILPVSIKGLAGSIATLSNWFSAWLVTMTANLLLDWNSGGTFTIYMLVSAFTILFVSLWVPETKGRTLEEIQRSFR; translated from the exons ATGAGTTTCAGGGATGATTCTGAAGATGGGAGGGACGTACGGAAGCCATTTCTGCATACCGGAAGCTGGTATCGAATGGGTTCCAGGACGGGATCCAGTATGCTGGGCTCATCTCAAGTTATTCGTGATAGTTCCATCTCTGTTGTAGCTTGCGTTTTGATTGTTGCTTTGGGTCCTATCCAATTCGGTTTCACT AATGGCTACTCTTCTCCTACACAATCTGCAATCATCAAGGAACTTGGGTTAACTGTATCAGAG TATTCTGTATTTGGTTCTTTATCAAATGTGGGTGCCATGATTGGAGCAGTAGTTAGTGGTCAGATGGCAGAGTATATAGGGCGAAAAGGG TCTTTGATGATTGCTGCTATTCCTAATATAATTGGATGGCTTGCTATATCTTTTGCAAAT GACGTATCTTTTCTTTACATGGGAAGGTTGCTGGAAGGTTTCGGTGTGGGAATAATCTCTTACACG GTGCCTGTGTATATAGCTGAGATAGCACCCGAAAACTTGAGAGGCAGCTTGGGTTCTGTGAATCAG TTGTCTGTTACAATTGGAACAATGGTAGCCTATTTGCTGGGACTTTTTGTAGGGTGGAGGATACTTGCAATTTTAG GAATACTTCCTTGTACAATTTTGATTCCAGGTCTATTTTTCATTCCAGAATCTCCTAGATGGCTG GCAAAAATGGGAATGACCGAAGATTTCGAAGCTTCTCTTCAAGTTCTCAGGGGTTTCGATACCGATATTTCTATCGAAGTCAATGAAATCAAG AGGTCTGTAGCATCAACAACTAGAAGAACAACGATCCGGTTCGCAGAACTCAAAAAAAGGAGATATTGGTTTCCATTGATG GTTGGAATTGGGCTACTTATGTTGCAACAACTTGGTGGCATTAATGGTGTTATATTCTATTCCGCTACCATATTCGAAACTGCTG GAATTAAATCAGGCAATATAGCTACCTTCGGAGTTGGCTTCATTCAG GTCATTGCTACTGCTTTAACCACATGGTTGGTGGACAAAACAGGCCGCCGGCTTCTGCTTATT GTTTCCACTTCTGGAATTACTCTCAGCCTCCTACTTGTTGCACTCTCATTCTTTTTAAAG GATGTTGTGTCTACTGAGTCTAGCCTTTATAGCATAATGGGCATCTTGTCGGTAGTTGGAGTTGTG ACCTTGGTGATAACTTTCTCTCTGGGAATGGGGCCCATTCCTTGGATTATAATGTCAGAG ATTCTTCCAGTAAGTATAAAGGGTCTAGCGGGAAGCATAGCAACACTTTCCAATTGGTTCTCTGCCTGGCTGGTTACCATGACTGCCAACCTGCTTTTGGATTGGAACAGTGGAG GAACCTTTACCATTTACATGCTTGTAAGCGCTTTCACTATTCTATTTGTGAGTCTTTGGGTCCCTGAGACTAAGGGCAGAACACTCGAAGAAATCCAACGCTCTTTTAGATAA
- the LOC107910191 gene encoding sugar transporter ERD6-like 6 isoform X2 codes for MSFRDDSEDGRDVRKPFLHTGSWYRMGSRTGSSMLGSSQVIRDSSISVVACVLIVALGPIQFGFTNGYSSPTQSAIIKELGLTVSEYSVFGSLSNVGAMIGAVVSGQMAEYIGRKGSLMIAAIPNIIGWLAISFANDVSFLYMGRLLEGFGVGIISYTVPVYIAEIAPENLRGSLGSVNQLSVTIGTMVAYLLGLFVGWRILAILGILPCTILIPGLFFIPESPRWLAKMGMTEDFEASLQVLRGFDTDISIEVNEIKRSVASTTRRTTIRFAELKKRRYWFPLMVGIGLLMLQQLGGINGVIFYSATIFETAGIKSGNIATFGVGFIQVIATALTTWLVDKTGRRLLLIVSTSGITLSLLLVALSFFLKTLVITFSLGMGPIPWIIMSEILPVSIKGLAGSIATLSNWFSAWLVTMTANLLLDWNSGGTFTIYMLVSAFTILFVSLWVPETKGRTLEEIQRSFR; via the exons ATGAGTTTCAGGGATGATTCTGAAGATGGGAGGGACGTACGGAAGCCATTTCTGCATACCGGAAGCTGGTATCGAATGGGTTCCAGGACGGGATCCAGTATGCTGGGCTCATCTCAAGTTATTCGTGATAGTTCCATCTCTGTTGTAGCTTGCGTTTTGATTGTTGCTTTGGGTCCTATCCAATTCGGTTTCACT AATGGCTACTCTTCTCCTACACAATCTGCAATCATCAAGGAACTTGGGTTAACTGTATCAGAG TATTCTGTATTTGGTTCTTTATCAAATGTGGGTGCCATGATTGGAGCAGTAGTTAGTGGTCAGATGGCAGAGTATATAGGGCGAAAAGGG TCTTTGATGATTGCTGCTATTCCTAATATAATTGGATGGCTTGCTATATCTTTTGCAAAT GACGTATCTTTTCTTTACATGGGAAGGTTGCTGGAAGGTTTCGGTGTGGGAATAATCTCTTACACG GTGCCTGTGTATATAGCTGAGATAGCACCCGAAAACTTGAGAGGCAGCTTGGGTTCTGTGAATCAG TTGTCTGTTACAATTGGAACAATGGTAGCCTATTTGCTGGGACTTTTTGTAGGGTGGAGGATACTTGCAATTTTAG GAATACTTCCTTGTACAATTTTGATTCCAGGTCTATTTTTCATTCCAGAATCTCCTAGATGGCTG GCAAAAATGGGAATGACCGAAGATTTCGAAGCTTCTCTTCAAGTTCTCAGGGGTTTCGATACCGATATTTCTATCGAAGTCAATGAAATCAAG AGGTCTGTAGCATCAACAACTAGAAGAACAACGATCCGGTTCGCAGAACTCAAAAAAAGGAGATATTGGTTTCCATTGATG GTTGGAATTGGGCTACTTATGTTGCAACAACTTGGTGGCATTAATGGTGTTATATTCTATTCCGCTACCATATTCGAAACTGCTG GAATTAAATCAGGCAATATAGCTACCTTCGGAGTTGGCTTCATTCAG GTCATTGCTACTGCTTTAACCACATGGTTGGTGGACAAAACAGGCCGCCGGCTTCTGCTTATT GTTTCCACTTCTGGAATTACTCTCAGCCTCCTACTTGTTGCACTCTCATTCTTTTTAAAG ACCTTGGTGATAACTTTCTCTCTGGGAATGGGGCCCATTCCTTGGATTATAATGTCAGAG ATTCTTCCAGTAAGTATAAAGGGTCTAGCGGGAAGCATAGCAACACTTTCCAATTGGTTCTCTGCCTGGCTGGTTACCATGACTGCCAACCTGCTTTTGGATTGGAACAGTGGAG GAACCTTTACCATTTACATGCTTGTAAGCGCTTTCACTATTCTATTTGTGAGTCTTTGGGTCCCTGAGACTAAGGGCAGAACACTCGAAGAAATCCAACGCTCTTTTAGATAA